The Streptomyces sp. NBC_00435 nucleotide sequence GCATCGCGTCGAAGGCGGCCGGGATGCCGTCGAGGGTGATGCGGTCGGTGACCAGGGCCCCGAGGTCGAGCCGGCCCGCGCGGACATGGGCGGCGATCACCGGAAGGTCGCGTGCGGGGTCGCTGTTGCCGTAGACGCAGCCGGTGAGGGTGCGGGCGAAGTGGAAGATCTCCAGCGCGTTGAAGCCGACCTGCTGCTCCTTGCCGCCGATGCCGACGACCGTCGTACGCCCGCCGCGCCGGGTGGACTCCCAGGCGCCCCGGATGGTCTCGGCCCGGCCGACGCACTCGACGGCCACGTCCGCGCCGTGGCCCCCGGTCAGCGCACGGATCTGCTTGGCCGTGGTCTCGGACGCGAGCACGAACTCGGTGGCCCCGGCCGCCCTGGCCAGTTCCTCCTTCGCCGGGGAGACGTCCACGGCCACGATCGGGCCCGTGGTCGCGATACGGGCCGCCTGGAGGGCCGCGAGCCCCACGCCCCCGGCTCCAAAGACGGCCACCGACTCGCCGGGGCGGACCTTGGCGCTGTGGTGGACGGCTCCGTAGCCGGTGAGGACGGCGCAGCCGAGCAGCGCTGCCTCGGTGAGGGGGATCCCGGCGGGGGCGGGCAACACGCAGTTGGCCGCGACGACCGTCTCCTCGGCGAAGGCGGCCACGTTCAGCCCGGGGTGCAGCTCGGCGCCCCGGAAGTCGTGGGCGTAGACCGCCCCGACCCCGGAGAGCGCGTTGGCGCAGAGCCAGACCTCGCCGATCGAGCAGTGGTGGCACTCCCCGCAGGACGGCGCCCAGTTGAGCACCACCCCGTCGCCGGGCGCCACATGGGTGACCCCCTCACCTACGGCGAGGACCGTGCCCGCGCCCTCGTGGCCGAGGACGGCGGGTACGGGGACCCTCATGGTGCCGTTGGTGAGGGAGAGGTCGGAGTGGCAGACCCCGGCGGCGGCGAGCCGTACCCGGACCTGGCCGGGGCCGGGATCGGGCAGCACGATGTCCCGGATCTCCAACGGGGCTCCGACGGCGGGCAGGATGGCGGCGCGGACCATGATCGTCGTCTCCGTGGGGCTCATAGGTGCGGGGCGGGTGCCCGGGGCGGGGTGGCCCGGGCTGGCGGGCCGGCGTGCCCGGGACGGGGATGGCCGGGTCGCCGGCCCGGGCGGCGCGGACCGCCCGGGGACGGCCGGGTCAGAACTGCAAGGACTTGGTCTGCAGGTACTCGGCGAGGCCGTGCGGGCCCAGCTCGCGACCCACACCGGACTTCTTGTACCCGCCGAAGGGCGCGAGCGGGTTGAAGCGGCCGCCGTTGATGTCCACCTGGCCGGTGTCCATGCGGCGGGCGAAGGCCACGGCCGTCTCCTCGTCCGCGGCCCAGACCGCCCCGCCCAGCCCGTAGTCGGTGCCGTTCGCGATGGCCAGGGCCTCGTCCTGGTCCTCGTAGGGCAGGATCGACAGCACGGGACCGAAGATCTCCTCCTGGGCGATGGTCATCCCGGGTGTGACGTCGGCGAACACGGTCGGGGCGATGAAGTACCCCTGCCCGTGCGGCGCCTCGGGCCCGCCCGCGACGAGGCGCGCGCCTTCCTCCATGCCCTTGGTGATGAAGCCGCGCACCCGGTCGCGCTGCTTGGCGCTGACGACCGGGCCGAGGCGGGTGCCCGGGTCGAGGGGGTCACCGGAGGCGTACTTGGCCGCGGCCGTGGCGGCGAGGGAGACCGCCTCCTCGTACTGGTCCCGGTGGACGAGCATGCGGGTGAGGGCGTTGCAGCTCTGGCCGGCGTTGTTCATGACGTGGCCCACGCCCGCCGCGACGGCCTTGGCGAGGTCGGCGCCGGGCAGGATGACATTGGCCGATTTGCCGCCCAGCTCGAGGGCGACCCGCTTGACGGCGGCGCCGGCCGTGGCACCGATCTGCTTGCCGACCGCGGTGGATCCGGTGAAGGAGACGAGGTCGACTCCCTCATGCGCGGCCAGGGCCTGGCCGGTGACCGGACCGGTGCCGGTCACCAGGTTGAAGACCCCGGCCGGGATCCCCGCCTCGTGCACGGCCTCGGCGAAGAGCTGTGCGGTGAGCGGGGTGTCCTCGGCGGGCTTGAGGACGATGGTGCAGCCTGCGGCGAGAGCGGGCGCCACCTTGGCAACGATCTGGTGCAGCGGGTAGTTCCAGGGAGTGATCGCCCCGACGACCCCGACCGGCTCCAGCAGCACGGTCGAGTTCCCGATGCGCTCCTCGAAGGCGTACGAGGCCCCGAGCTCGGCGAAGGAGGAGGCCACGGCGATCGGCGCCCCGACGTGGACCATCTCCGAGAATCCCAGCGGCGAGCCCAGCTCGGCGGTGACCGTCGCGGCGATCTCGCTCTTGCGGGCGACCAGCACGTCGCGAAGGGCCCCGATGAGGGCGGCCCGCCGGGCCGGAGCCGTGGCCGCCCAGGCCGGGAAGGCCGCGCGGGCCGCTCGTACGGCCGCGTCCACGTCCTCGGCCGAACCGGCCGGAACCGTGGCGATGAGCCGCTCGTCGGCCGGGTTGAGGACCTCTATCCGGCCGTCGCCGAGGGCGGGCCGCCACTCGCCGCCGATGTACATCCCGTCGTGGGCCTTCATGGCATTCCTCCCGAACGCGCACGAGCGCGTAGACCTCTAGACCTGCGGACCGGTGGACCCGACGTCGCCAACACCCTACAAACTAGCGTCGGTAGTTTTATGTGCGCCAGGGGCCGGCCAGGTCAGATGATGCCGAAAAGCATCCCTGCCGCCAGGACCACCAGGGAGGTCAGGGCCGCCCATTTCACGGTGAAACGGGTGTGGTCGCCGAACTCGACCTTGGCCATGCCGACGAGGACGTAGACGGCGGGCACCAGCGGGCTCGACATGTGCAGGGGCTGGCCGACCAGGGACGCACGGGCGATCTCGAGCGGGGAGACTCCGTGGGCGGCGCCGGCCTCGGCGAGGACCGGAAGGACGCCGAAGTAGAAGCCGTCGTTGGACATGAAGTAGGTGAGCGGGAGGCTGAGCAGGCCGGTGACCAGGGCCATGTGCGGGCCCATGCCGTCGGGGATGGCGCCGACCAGCCAGTCGGCCATGTCCTTGACCATGCCGGTGCCGGCGAGGACTCCGGTGAAGACCGCAGCGGCGAAGACCATGCCGGCGACGTTCAGGACGTTGTCGGCATGGGCGGCGATCCGGGCCTTCTGGTCCGGCATGTGGGGGAAGTTGACGGTGAGCGCGAGGGCGGCGCCGAGGAGGAAGAGCACCGGGATCGGGAGCAACTCCATGATCATGGTGGTGAGGAGCGCGACGGTGAGCCCCGCGTTGAACCAGTAGAGGCGGGGGCGCAAGGTCGCGCGGTGCGGGTCGAGGCCCTGGAACCCGTCCTCGCCGGGAGTGGCACCGTCGTCCGGGCCGCCGCCGCCCGGACCGCCGCCCGGACCGCCGTCCGGACCGCCGTCCGGACCGCCGCCCGTACCGCCGTCCGGACCACCGCCCGCACCGTCGTCCGCGCCGGAGGGAGCGGAGCCGGTGGCCGCGGCGGGCCGGGCTGCCCGGGTCGTCACGGTGGAGGACGTACGCGCTCCCCCGGCTGCCGGGCCCGTACCGGCCGCGACCAGGAGATCCCCGTCAGCCCCCTCCGCGCGCTCCTCGGTTCGCCCCGTACCGGCCGGGAAGGTCAGCAGGCCGATGCGGCGGCGCTCCTTGCGGCCGAGGACGTAGGCCAGGAGGAAGACGAAGATCAGGCCCACCGCGAGCGCCGGGATCATCGGTACGAAGATGTCGCCGGCGTCCAGCTTGAGGGCGGTGGCGGCACGGGCCGTCGGGCCGCCCCAGGGGAGGGTGTTCATGACGCCGTTGGCGGTGGCCGCGACTCCGGTCATCACCACCAGGCTCATGCCGAGGCGCTTGTAGAGCGGGTACATCGCCGAGACGGTGATCATGAACGTGGTCGAGCCGTCGCCGTCGAGGGAGACGATGGCGGCGAGTACGGCGGTGCCGACCACGATGCGCATCGGGTCGGCCCTGCAGAAGCGCAGGATGCCGCGCACGATCGGGTCGAAGAGGCCGACGTCGATCATCACGCCGAAGTAGACGATGGCGAACATCAGCATCGCGGCGGTCGGCGCGAGCTTGCCGACCCCGTCGATGACGTAGTCCCCGAGCTGCGCGCCCTGTCCGGCGAAGACGCAGAACAGCGCGGGGATGAGGACGAGGGCCGCGATGGGCGACAGTTTCTTCAGCATGATCAGGACCAGGAAGGTGGCGATCATGGAGAAGCCGAGGAAGGTCAGCATGGGGGGAACCTAGGCCCCTCCTCCTGGGGCCAACAAGACGTCGACGCGCGAGCAATACGAGCAAAACCGCAGCTCAGGGCATGGGTGTCAGTTCGACGGGGAAACCATTGAGCACGGCCGTTCCGGAAAGCGGGTCGAGCCGGGTGCCGTCGAGAAGCTGGTTGACGTTGACACCGGGGACGGCCGCGGCCACCGAGAGCCGGGTGCCGGCGCGGTCGTGGCCCCAGCCGTGCGGGAGGCTCACGACTCCGGCGCGGACGGTGTCGGTGACCTCTACGGGGACCTCCAGACTGCCGCCGTCGGCGGTGACCCGGACCAGACGCCCGTCGGTGAGGCCGAGCCGGCCCGCATCGTCCGGGTGGACCTGGAGGGTGCACTGGTTGGAACCTCCGGTGAGGGCCGGCACGTTGTGCAACCAGCTGTTGTTGGACCGAAGATGGCGGCGGCCCACGAGCACCAGGGCGGCGGGGCGGTCGGCGAGCGCCGCGCGGAGCCTGGGCAGCTCGGCCGCGATCGGGTCGGGCAGCAGCTCGATGCTGCCGCTGCGCGTCCTCAGCAGGCCCGGGAGCCGGGGCCGCAGCGGGCCCAGATCGATTCCGTGCGGGTGCGCGCGCAGACGCTCCAGGTTGAGGCCGGGTCCCGCCGCGCCGTCAGCGGTACCCGCGCCGGCCTCTGTCGCGCCGCTCCCGGGCACGGCCGGGGCGGCGCCGAACCGGTCTCCGTAGGGCCCGAGGCGGAGCATCAGGTCGAGGCGGCGCTCGGGGCCCGTGGCGCCGGAGAGCAGGCCGGCGAGCCGCACCGGGTCATGCCCGTGCAGCGGGGAGTCCGGGTCGGCGCTCTCCTTGGCGAGAGCGGTCCGCACGGCGAGGTCGTCCACGGCCGCCGGGTCGGCCCCGTGCATGCCGGAGACGGCGAGCACGAGGCGCGCGTGGATCTCGCACTCGTCCATCCGCCCCTCTTCGAGCGGGATGGCGGGCGGCGAGTAACGGACCTGGTTGCGGATGGCGAAGGCGTTGAAGGAGAAGTCGAAGTGGGCGCTCTGCGAGGGCGGGGGCGGGGGCAGGACGACGTGCGCGTGGCGTGAGGTCTCGTTCAGGTACGGGTCGACGCTGACCATGAAGTCCAGGCCGGCCAGGGCCGCGTCGAGGCGCCGGCCGTCGGGGGCGGACAGCACGGGGTTCGCCGCGATGGAGAGGAGGGCGCGGATCCGCCCCTCCCCCGGGGTCTCGATCTCCTCCGCCAGCGCGGACATGGGCAGTTCGGCCTTGGCTTCGGGGTGGCCGCTGACCCGGCTGTGCCAGCGCCCGAGGCGGAAGCCCTTGCCGGGCCCGGCCGGCCGGGGTGCGCGGTCGGTCGCGGACAACGGGAACAGGGCTCCCCCCGGCCGGTCGAGATTGCCGGTCAGGATGTTCAGCACATCGACCAGCCAGCTGGCCAGCGTGCCGTACTCCACGGTGCAGCTGCCGATCCGCCCGTAGACGGCGGCGGTCGGCGCGGCCGCGAGGTCGCGGGCGAGGTCGCGGATCTCTCCGGCCGTGAGGTCGCAGGCGGGGGCAACGGCCTCAGGAGTGAAACTGTCGAGCGCTTCGCGGAGTTCCCCGATCCCCCGTACGTGTTCCGCGAGTGCGTCGGGGACGGCCGGCCTCCCGGCGAGCAGCGTCCGTGCGAGGGCCGCGAGCAGCAGCGCGTCGCTGCCCGGACGCGGCGCGAGGTGGCGGTCGGCGAGCTTGGCGGTACGGGTGCGGCGCGGGTCGACGACCACGAGGGTGCCGCCCCGGGCCCGCAACGCCTTGAGCCGGCCGGGGAAGTCGGGGGCGGTGCACAGGGAACCGTTGGACTCGACCGGGTTGGCCCCGAGCAGCAGCAGGAAGTCGGTGCGGTCGAGGTCCGGGACCGGGATGGCGGAGGGGTCCCCGAAGAGCAGTCCGCTGGAGACGTGTTTCGGCATCTGGTCGAGGGTGCTGGCGGTGAAGAGGTTGCGGGTGCCGAGGGCCTTGAGGAGCAGTGACGGGTAGAGCTGCCCGGCCATGGTGTGGACGTTCGGGTTGCCCAGGACCACTCCGACGGACTGGGATCCGTACTCCCGCACGAGGGCGGGGACGGCAGCGGCGATGGCCTCGTAGGCCTCCTCCCAGGTGGCCTCCTGGAGTCGGCCGTCGCGCCGGACGAGGGGGGTCCGCAGCCGGTCGGGGTCCGAGTCGAGGCCACCGAAGGCGGCGCCCTTGGGGCAGATGAAGCCGCGGCTGAACACGTCCTCCCGGTCGCCCCGGGCGCCGGTGACGGTAGCGCCCTCGATGGTGAGGGTGAGGCCGCAAGTGGCTTCGCAGAGCGGACAGATGCGCAGGGCGGTGCGGGGCATGGGCCCTCCAGGGGCGGCAGGCTGCGGCACGGGCGCGCGGCCGGTGCTGCCGCGCGGGCGGCACCGAGCATACCGACCGGTAGGCACGCTGGGGAGGGTCCTGCGGCGCCGGATGGTGGCGGGGAGGCCGGGGTCGGGGCCGGGGCCGGGGCCGGGGCCGGGGCCGGGGCCGGGGCCGCAGTCGCGGCAGTGGCCATGGCCGGGTCGGACTCGAGGCGGGCCGGGCGGACGCGGGGCGGGGCAGGGCGGGGCAGGGCGGTGCGGGGCGGCCGTCGGCCGTCAGTCCAGGACGCGGGCGAGATAGGCGTGCATCATCGCGCGGGTCTCGTCGACGATGCCGGGGTCGCCGGTCGGGTCGTTGCGGAAGGCCAGCTGGATCAGGGCGTCGGTGGCCTCGACCGCGACCAGGACGGCCCGTTCCAGGGTGGCGTCCGGGGTGAGGGCGAGGTGGGTGCCGAGCAGTTCGGTGAGGCGGACGGCGACCAGGTGGTTGGGGTCGGATGCGGGCCCCTCGGACGGCGGCGCGGGCACCCCGAAGTCCACGAGCGCGAAGCCGGGGACACTGCGCTTCATGACCAAGTACTCGTCCAGCACCGCGTCGACGACCGGTCGCCAGTGGGTCGCCGGGAGGGCGGCGAGCCGCTGCTCGATGCCGTCGGCGTAACGCTCGAGGTTGCGGTGGGCAAGGGCGATGGCCATGGCCCGTTTGTTCCCGAAGAACCGGTAGACCGAGCCGATGGGCACGCCGGCGCGCAGGGCGACGGCCCGGGTGCTGAGGTTCTCGTACCCGGTCTCGTCCAGGAGCTCCGCGCAGGCGTCGAGGATCCGCTCGAGGCGGTCGGCGCTGCGCTGCTGGATCGGCGTCCGGCGCAGGGGGTGGGCTGGGGGCACGGGGTCCATCATGCCGCTCCTGGGCTCACGGGTCGGCGGCGGTACCGGTTCCACGCGGTCAGTTCAGCAGCAGGCTGAGGCCGCCGACCGTGTAAGTGATCATCAGCGCGAGCAGCGGCAGTTGTCCGGCGACGGCCTTCGCGGGTGGGAAGAGGCGTACGGAACGGTCGTGCGCGGCGATCACCCCGAGGACGTGGCCGGTGACGACGGCGACGACCTGGAGGGCGGCGAGACCGCCGGGGCCCAGTGGCGGCAAGGGATCTGGGGCGTTGTCAGTGCCGAGTGCCAT carries:
- a CDS encoding TetR/AcrR family transcriptional regulator, coding for MDPVPPAHPLRRTPIQQRSADRLERILDACAELLDETGYENLSTRAVALRAGVPIGSVYRFFGNKRAMAIALAHRNLERYADGIEQRLAALPATHWRPVVDAVLDEYLVMKRSVPGFALVDFGVPAPPSEGPASDPNHLVAVRLTELLGTHLALTPDATLERAVLVAVEATDALIQLAFRNDPTGDPGIVDETRAMMHAYLARVLD
- a CDS encoding molybdopterin oxidoreductase family protein, whose product is MPRTALRICPLCEATCGLTLTIEGATVTGARGDREDVFSRGFICPKGAAFGGLDSDPDRLRTPLVRRDGRLQEATWEEAYEAIAAAVPALVREYGSQSVGVVLGNPNVHTMAGQLYPSLLLKALGTRNLFTASTLDQMPKHVSSGLLFGDPSAIPVPDLDRTDFLLLLGANPVESNGSLCTAPDFPGRLKALRARGGTLVVVDPRRTRTAKLADRHLAPRPGSDALLLAALARTLLAGRPAVPDALAEHVRGIGELREALDSFTPEAVAPACDLTAGEIRDLARDLAAAPTAAVYGRIGSCTVEYGTLASWLVDVLNILTGNLDRPGGALFPLSATDRAPRPAGPGKGFRLGRWHSRVSGHPEAKAELPMSALAEEIETPGEGRIRALLSIAANPVLSAPDGRRLDAALAGLDFMVSVDPYLNETSRHAHVVLPPPPPSQSAHFDFSFNAFAIRNQVRYSPPAIPLEEGRMDECEIHARLVLAVSGMHGADPAAVDDLAVRTALAKESADPDSPLHGHDPVRLAGLLSGATGPERRLDLMLRLGPYGDRFGAAPAVPGSGATEAGAGTADGAAGPGLNLERLRAHPHGIDLGPLRPRLPGLLRTRSGSIELLPDPIAAELPRLRAALADRPAALVLVGRRHLRSNNSWLHNVPALTGGSNQCTLQVHPDDAGRLGLTDGRLVRVTADGGSLEVPVEVTDTVRAGVVSLPHGWGHDRAGTRLSVAAAVPGVNVNQLLDGTRLDPLSGTAVLNGFPVELTPMP
- a CDS encoding aldehyde dehydrogenase family protein produces the protein MKAHDGMYIGGEWRPALGDGRIEVLNPADERLIATVPAGSAEDVDAAVRAARAAFPAWAATAPARRAALIGALRDVLVARKSEIAATVTAELGSPLGFSEMVHVGAPIAVASSFAELGASYAFEERIGNSTVLLEPVGVVGAITPWNYPLHQIVAKVAPALAAGCTIVLKPAEDTPLTAQLFAEAVHEAGIPAGVFNLVTGTGPVTGQALAAHEGVDLVSFTGSTAVGKQIGATAGAAVKRVALELGGKSANVILPGADLAKAVAAGVGHVMNNAGQSCNALTRMLVHRDQYEEAVSLAATAAAKYASGDPLDPGTRLGPVVSAKQRDRVRGFITKGMEEGARLVAGGPEAPHGQGYFIAPTVFADVTPGMTIAQEEIFGPVLSILPYEDQDEALAIANGTDYGLGGAVWAADEETAVAFARRMDTGQVDINGGRFNPLAPFGGYKKSGVGRELGPHGLAEYLQTKSLQF
- a CDS encoding CitMHS family transporter, producing MLTFLGFSMIATFLVLIMLKKLSPIAALVLIPALFCVFAGQGAQLGDYVIDGVGKLAPTAAMLMFAIVYFGVMIDVGLFDPIVRGILRFCRADPMRIVVGTAVLAAIVSLDGDGSTTFMITVSAMYPLYKRLGMSLVVMTGVAATANGVMNTLPWGGPTARAATALKLDAGDIFVPMIPALAVGLIFVFLLAYVLGRKERRRIGLLTFPAGTGRTEERAEGADGDLLVAAGTGPAAGGARTSSTVTTRAARPAAATGSAPSGADDGAGGGPDGGTGGGPDGGPDGGPGGGPGGGGPDDGATPGEDGFQGLDPHRATLRPRLYWFNAGLTVALLTTMIMELLPIPVLFLLGAALALTVNFPHMPDQKARIAAHADNVLNVAGMVFAAAVFTGVLAGTGMVKDMADWLVGAIPDGMGPHMALVTGLLSLPLTYFMSNDGFYFGVLPVLAEAGAAHGVSPLEIARASLVGQPLHMSSPLVPAVYVLVGMAKVEFGDHTRFTVKWAALTSLVVLAAGMLFGII
- a CDS encoding Zn-dependent alcohol dehydrogenase, coding for MVRAAILPAVGAPLEIRDIVLPDPGPGQVRVRLAAAGVCHSDLSLTNGTMRVPVPAVLGHEGAGTVLAVGEGVTHVAPGDGVVLNWAPSCGECHHCSIGEVWLCANALSGVGAVYAHDFRGAELHPGLNVAAFAEETVVAANCVLPAPAGIPLTEAALLGCAVLTGYGAVHHSAKVRPGESVAVFGAGGVGLAALQAARIATTGPIVAVDVSPAKEELARAAGATEFVLASETTAKQIRALTGGHGADVAVECVGRAETIRGAWESTRRGGRTTVVGIGGKEQQVGFNALEIFHFARTLTGCVYGNSDPARDLPVIAAHVRAGRLDLGALVTDRITLDGIPAAFDAMLAGKGGRSLVVF